A stretch of the Vigna radiata var. radiata cultivar VC1973A chromosome 9, Vradiata_ver6, whole genome shotgun sequence genome encodes the following:
- the LOC106774186 gene encoding F-box/kelch-repeat protein At1g22040 produces MGNILNLNNSKTRWNNSYEVLQVQSCKRRRLSSNSCEDNERLIPLLPDEITIQILARVPRIYYLNLKLVCRAWKATLVSSELFSVRKGLGTMEEWLYILTKVKDDKLLWYALDPLSRRWQRLPPMPKVGFEDETKKGLISFPLRMWSMMGSSIRIVDVIMSWLGRRDALDWMPFCGCSIGAVDGCIYALGGFSRASAMKSVWQYDPIKNSWAEASSMSVGRAYSKTGILNNKLYVVGGVTRGRGGLSPLQSAEVYDPHTGMWSQLPSMPFARAQVLPTAFLADLLKPIATGMASYRGRLFVPQSLYCWPFFVDVGGEVYDPNINSWLEMPIGMGEGWPARQAGTKLSVTVNDDLYALDPSNSLDSAKIKVYDYEDDTWKVAAVDVPIHDFTDSESPYLLAGLLGKLHIITKDANNNITVLQADMQHEHAGSAFSQSIITSPDNSITEDAESSAQSQGEFWKVLATRSGRSAELVNCQSLKI; encoded by the coding sequence ATGGGGAATATACTGAATCTGAACAATTCCAAGACTAGATGGAATAACTCTTATGAGGTTTTGCAAGTTCAATCGTGCAAGAGACGTAGGTTGTCATCAAACTCTTGTGAAGATAATGAAAGACTGATTCCTCTCCTTCCTGATGAGATAACAATACAGATACTAGCTAGAGTTCCTcgaatttattatttgaatctGAAGTTAGTTTGCCGTGCTTGGAAGGCAACCCTTGTTAGCTCTGAGCTATTTAGTGTGAGAAAAGGCCTTGGAACCATGGAGGAGTGGCTCTACATTTTGACAAAAGTGAAGGATGATAAGCTTTTATGGTATGCCTTGGACCCTCTTTCTAGAAGATGGCAAAGGTTGCCACCAATGCCTAAAGTAGGGTTTGAAGATGAAACAAAGAAAGGTTTAATTTCCTTTCCCCTTCGGATGTGGAGCATGATGGGTTCAAGTATTAGAATTGTTGATGTCATTATGAGCTGGCTGGGGAGGAGAGATGCCCTGGACTGGATGCCATTTTGTGGTTGCTCAATAGGAGCCGTTGATGGTTGCATCTATGCATTAGGAGGATTTTCAAGAGCTTCAGCAATGAAATCTGTTTGGCAGTATGATCCCATTAAAAACTCCTGGGCCGAGGCTAGTTCAATGTCAGTTGGTAGAGCCTATTCCAAGACaggtatattaaataataagcTCTATGTCGTTGGTGGGGTTACAAGGGGTCGTGGTGGACTAAGCCCTCTACAATCTGCAGAAGTGTATGACCCTCATACAGGCATGTGGTCCCAATTACCTAGCATGCCTTTTGCTAGAGCTCAAGTGTTGCCAACTGCATTTTTGGCTGACCTACTCAAGCCTATTGCCACAGGAATGGCTTCATACAGGGGCAGGTTATTTGTGCCTCAAAGTTTGTATTGCTGGccattttttgttgatgttgggGGTGAAGTATATGATCCAAATATAAATTCATGGCTTGAAATGCCAATCGGCATGGGTGAAGGCTGGCCTGCAAGGCAAGCTGGAACAAAATTGAGTGTTACTGTCAATGATGATCTATATGCACTCGATCCTTCAAATTCTCTTGACAGTGCAAAGATCAAGGTATATGATTATGAAGATGATACTTGGAAAGTTGCAGCAGTAGATGTTCCTATTCATGATTTCACCGATTCAGAATCTCCTTATCTCCTGGCTGGTTTACTTGGAAAACTTCATATAATTACTAAAGATGCTAATAACAATATTACAGTGTTGCAGGCTGACATGCAACATGAACATGCTGGGTCAGCTTTCTCCCAATCAATAATCACTTCACCAGATAACTCAATCACTGAAGATGCTGAATCTTCTGCACAAAGTCAAGGAGAATTTTGGAAGGTTCTTGCAACTAGGAGTGGTAGATCTGCTGAACTAGTCAACTGTCAATCCCTTAAAATTTGA